A DNA window from Ovis aries strain OAR_USU_Benz2616 breed Rambouillet chromosome 7, ARS-UI_Ramb_v3.0, whole genome shotgun sequence contains the following coding sequences:
- the LOC101119313 gene encoding olfactory receptor 11G2-like, which produces MKISNTPNNSSTITGFILLGFPCPREGQILLFVLFSAVYLLTLMGNGSIICAVCWDQRLHTPMYILLANFSFLEIWYVTSTVPNMLANFLSDNKLISFSGCLLQFYFFFSLGSTESFFLAIMAFDRYLAICQPLHYPTLMTGRLCTNLVISCWVLGFLWFLIPVILISQMSFCGSRIIDHFLCDPGPLLALTCKKAPVMELVFSTLSPIPLIILFLFIMGSYALVIKAVLKAPSAAGQRKAFSTCGSHLTVVSLFYGSEVVMYGSPASEHGAGMQMTVTLFYSVVTPLLNPIIYSLRNKDMKKALKKLLVRMAIIKKINNQWWPGHGNTSIQELYSLKYTISIFL; this is translated from the exons ATGAAAATCTCCAACACCCCCAACAACTCCAGCACCATCACTGGCTTCatcctcttgggcttcccttgcccCAGGGAGGGGCAGATTCTCCTCTTTGTGCTCTTCTCTGCTGTCTACCTCCTGACCCTCATGGGCAATGGTTCTAtcatctgtgctgtgtgctgggaTCAGagactccacacccccatgtacatCCTGCTCGCCAACTTTTCCTTCCTGGAGATCTGGTATGTCACCTCCACTGTCCCCAACATGTTGGCCAACTTCCTCTCTGACAACAAGCTCATCTCCTTCTCTGGGTGCCTTCTCCAGTTctactttttcttctccttgggtTCTACAGAAAGCTTTTTCTTGGCTATTATGGCATTTGATCGATACCTTGCCATCTGCCAACCTCTACATTACCCCACCCTCATGACTGGACGCCTCTGCACCAATCTTGTGATCAGCTGCTGGGTACTTGGTTTTCTCTGGTTTTTGATTCCTGTCATCCTCATCTCCCAAATGTCCTTCTGTGGATCCAGGATCATTGACCATTTCCTGTGTGACCCAGGTCCTCTTCTAGCACTCACCTGCAAAAAAGCTCCTGTGATGGAGCTTGTCTTCTCCACTCTAAGTCCTATTCCCCTcatcattctctttctcttcatcaTGGGGTCCTATGCTTTGGTCATAAAAGCTGTATTGAAAGCTCCTTCAGCAGCTGGACAAAGGAAGGCTTTCTCCACCTGCGGGTCTCATCTGACTGTGGTTTCACTGTTCTATGGCTCagaagtggtcatgtatgggagCCCAGCATCTGAGCATGGTGCTGGAATGCAGATGACTGTGACTCTGTTTTATTCTGTTGTCACCCCACTTCTTAATCCAATAATATATAGTCTTAGGAACAAAGATATGAAAAAGGCCTTGAAGAAAtt actggtcagaatggctatcatcaaaaagataaataatcagTGGTGGCCAGGACAtgggaacactt CCATTCAAGAATTGTACAGCCTCAAGTACACCATTAGTATCTTTTTATAA
- the LOC101119568 gene encoding olfactory receptor 11G2-like — protein sequence MKISNIPNTSSTITGFILLGFPCPREGQILLFVLFSAVYLLTLMGNGSIICAVCWDQRLHTPMYILLANFSFLEIWYVTSTVPNMLANFLSDNKLISFSGCFLQFYFFFSLGSTECFFLAIMAFDRYLAICWPLHYPTLMTGRLCTNLVISCWVLGFLWFPVPIIIISQMSFCGSRIIDHFLCDPGPLLALTCARTSAMESFWAIISSLLLFIPFLCIMGSYALVLRAVLKVPSAAGQRKAFSTCGSHLAVVSLFYGSVMVMYLSPTSEHDAGIQKLVTLFYSVGTPLINPVIYSLRNKDIKYALQKFLEIQK from the coding sequence ATGAAAATCTCCAACATACCCAACACCTCCAGCACCATCACTGGCTTCatcctcttgggcttcccttgcccCAGGGAGGGGCAGATTCTCCTCTTTGTGCTCTTCTCTGCTGTCTACCTCCTGACCCTCATGGGCAATGGTTCTAtcatctgtgctgtgtgctgggaTCAGagactccacacccccatgtacatCCTGCTCGCCAACTTCTCCTTCCTAGAGATCTGGTATGTCACCTCCACTGTCCCCAACATGTTGGCCAACTTCCTCTCTGACAACAAGCTCATCTCCTTCTCTGGGTGCTTTctccagttttactttttcttctccttgggtTCTACAGAATGCTTTTTCTTGGCTATTATGGCATTTGATCGATACCTTGCCATCTGCTGGCCTCTACACTACCCCACTCTCATGACTGGGCGTCTCTGCACCAATCTTGTGATCAGCTGCTGGGTACTTGGTTTCCTCTGGTTCCCAGTCcccatcatcatcatctcccaaaTGTCCTTCTGTGGATCCAGGATTATTGACCATTTCCTGTGTGACCCAGGTCCTCTTCTTGCACTCACCTGTGCTAGAACCTCAGCAATGGAATCTTTTTGGGCAATCATAAGTTCTCTCCTCTTATTTATTCCTTTCCTCTGCATCATGGGGTCCTATGCTCTGGTCTTGAGAGCTGTATTGAAAGTCCCTTCAGCAGCTGGACAAAGGAAAGCTTTCTCCACCTGTGGGTCTCATCTGGCTGTGGTCTCGCTCTTCTATGGTTCAGTGATGGTCATGTATCTGAGCCCAACATCTGAGCATGATGCTGGAATACAGAAGCTTGTGACTCTGTTTTATTCTGTGGGAACTCCACTCATTAATCCTGTGATCTACAGTCTGAGgaacaaagatataaaatatgcCTTGCAGAAATTtctggaaatacaaaaataa